The Naumovozyma dairenensis CBS 421 chromosome 3, complete genome genome has a window encoding:
- the BEM2 gene encoding GTPase-activating protein BEM2 (similar to Saccharomyces cerevisiae BEM2 (YER155C); ancestral locus Anc_8.207), translating to MKSLLWSSKSRKSSNSSKSSTHGSSKQAQDLPTSASHSSSLSLSDTHSSSHSTQMSASTSNLSQYIHKHHHGRHNRKHASSTLSIDSIDENSDNSSNTKRRSSSNTAHTRRHLSVSDSQANINIYHADIPTKSTRSVDSTAREDVTSILSETLSNNSSRHSSTLNINEALSPSSALKKSNHITKISSSASELRSSSLSPARRNVIQDISKTSNRTPDNVIATNTNNANSNENLRTNNKNVVHLNTENYDSTIFKVGWINRSHGQVLTTHNLKQDHTNTNMTNGSSSNITSNKNLNRPNNRQSRFFDAESIKEISNNSNDSSRTDFNSSRRSSVMSDTQILVPDYRIYRAQLKGCILSLYKSGLTNNIKYFDPNLPDPTTNDNSKSETFNDNNSSRSNSLSTTREKITPEATQTDNLASIMKTPIELNYLSENYPHPKLKLDSDNHIIGGTIESICHAILFYTEKASRSDKTNIHKQHNTIPRHIMNLLLMLPLLDHFLKFLVVFNQFGLSFTKHDSKLTNNSTQFYNISSTTDALLTERLALVVKTILDVFPSFLLDDKILQTVISLLDTISLHNDEISNKLKITLATKHNDLNNLTSFSRSSTARNSNNKHNPSHSLTKPSTNALLRDILNPENFINLNINNLAKEIHNINLKFDKIWAPRCDYSLLYDSKYLNQKIIALNPLVFNNETNVHFLGRLLISHLFPDSHSNVSTSNYKEDPKLGAKILTKWVQLGCRFEHLGDMVSWLAVATIICSIPVLRLMSAWEYVSEPILKIIFKDWVPTIMQLDRRQMTSKSTSSVFILAPPNLDDNFVWLNVISYFGDLIIHADDLPNATKFKYLEKKISRTKNAFHKWEQRLHIVDAKNKSSAPDQRLIEDISPNVSPIYQFWKYHLAQPPLNMKDIMNLSLKYEPPMIDPKMYSSIGSQRSSLLSGSYLPILFTELLPSYSLFPKKSLIGAAGISTTKTIPPRSSARLSRAITISEPLPIISNSPKLGALSTSDDNQVTGMSNIDGPVIKEMSCKQSNKQMLMKSIRDVLNIDMDVFHISDDLVFKSLFDSAGKSRPVSMVIETPKRFSQQSLSNLTMQQGNKTDSISTTDRLSKTLEHMDFFNNIGHATETSLKEAVIHVVLKSSSLDRIFDLLVLTVNVFSKLVDTKDLKNYYYHEKQRHASNSLDTSKDSDVGLLDYAFVKLTMDNDIFTETFFNTYKGFTTTTSVLENLAKRFIGATSCASSISKIMNTDGANEADNTIEQNATFPAWDLKVDDQSDINPIHILKIQIGAAEALFHLIKNHYVDFTDSLSNNVTFLDILKIMEKEVTVEWPQKIEKYRSEKNISSVQINELEGLFTTLNETFNNIKASYQKQLYKPIGVNKLQRKTIEILEKFQNKTLSDFERNLNNREFNDDPMVGGFEKLSYDNYEGIIEWVSKVEKVIIEHMRLISKHEWFIVFQQLELLSNESLISFFSYPLHVSSSNLMTSGTFNDLEVLNIFTWLSTLTHQTTADVDNENEDELFIKKLPKSIQLLLKLHSGLVSFFGVHLENTNISVQRRQDICATILQILNYVRWKNSCLDLFDSANSNGSESLCPHIPSFLETAIANCMISPKSRYHETSWMHAAMKLSRPDSSMDSVHSISTILADIIDPVHIKSFNEYDNVYTSKCKNLTPCPGWFISRLLEISQFVPNMSINNSKLINFDKRRFVNNIIANMTSLIPDITTTVAAEEDHDKFGRCLFFQFSDPNNAFKKRVKTVASNESKMLKSSLNDHSIFKEIIFTEVEKVKREQRKMELLCIQERDTKHSAILQQVINRKNRDSIIIPSLSSSSTSSGTSSMNSSSSSSLNASNNRNKRSSVVSVNPRNSVVSHQSHNGVGKKIGGFFRRPFSIGGFNTSNSNYSLNGILQQEIQSNKSIAPSLLPVIDPSSLQETKPVLNIKTFEIKSIVEIINHRQIPSYYYSFKIIMQDGTEYTIQSTNNIETVEWIKMIRASKRYSFHSKKFKGKTHNKVFGVPLEDVCEREGTIIPTIIVKLLEEIELRGLDEVGLYRIPGSVGSINALKNAFDEEGAVNNSFTLEDDRWFEVNAIAGCFKMYLRELPDSLFSNEKVHDFTRLAMRYKSSEIPLDQYKHEMTTMLNMLPVCYYQTMKRIVMHLNKVHQHVNNNRMDASNLAIVFSMSFIDQDDLANSMGSTLGAIQTILQHFIRSPNDFFT from the coding sequence ATGAAGAGCTTACTATGGTCGTCTAAGAGTAGAAAATCCTCAAACTCATCCAAATCTAGTACACATGGAAGCTCTAAACAAGCCCAGGACTTGCCAACATCGGCTTCACATTCTTCATCTCTTTCTCTATCGGACACTCATTCCTCTTCACATTCAACTCAAATGTCAGCATCAACATCGAATTTGTCACAATACATTCATAAACATCATCATGGTCGTCATAATCGTAAACATGCATCTTCAACATTATCAATAGATAGTATCGACGAGAATAGTGATAACAGTAGTAACACAAAACGCAGAAGTTCTTCAAATACGGCACATACAAGACGTCATTTAAGTGTCAGTGATAGCCAAGCCAACATAAACATATACCATGCAGATATACCTACAAAATCAACAAGAAGCGTCGACTCAACAGCTAGGGAAGACGTaacatcaatattatctgAGACGTTATCTAACAATTCCAGTCGTCATTCTTCAACTTTGAATATCAATGAAGCATTATCTCCTTCATCTGcattaaagaaatcaaatcacATAACAAAGATAAGTTCATCTGCATCTGAGTTACGTTCTTCCTCTTTATCACCAGCAAGAAGGAATGTTATACAAGACATTTCGAAGACTAGTAACAGAACACCGGATAACGTTATTGCGACTAATACCAACAACGCAAAtagtaatgaaaatttaagaaccaataataaaaatgtaGTTCATTTGAATACAGAAAATTAtgattcaacaatttttaaaGTTGGATGGATTAATAGGTCACATGGTCAAGTTTTGACTACACACAATTTGAAGCAAGACCACACTAATACTAATATGACAAATGGATCGTCCTCGAATATAACCAGtaacaaaaatttgaacAGACCCAACAATAGACAAAGCAGATTTTTTGATGCTGAATCcataaaagaaatttcaaacaattctAATGATAGTAGTAGAACAGACTTCAATTCTAGTCGGAGAAGTAGTGTCATGTCAGATACGCAAATATTAGTTCCTGACTATAGAATTTATAGAGCTCAATTAAAAGGTTGTATCTTAAGTCTTTACAAGAGTGGATTgacaaataatatcaaatattttgatcCCAATCTACCTGACCCAACAACAAATGATAACTCCAAGAGTGAAACATTTAATGACAACAATTCTAGCAGATCAAATTCTCTATCAACAACCCGAGAGAAAATTACGCCTGAAGCTACACAAACAGATAATTTAGCATCTATCATGAAAACTCCTATCGAGCTAAACTATTTAAGTGAGAACTACCCTCATCCAAAACTTAAATTGGACTCCGATAATCACATTATTGGCGGAACAATTGAAAGTATATGTCATGCCATCCTTTTTTACACTGAAAAAGCATCACGCTCGGATAAAACCAATATTCATAAACAACATAATACAATCCCTAGACATATCATGAACCTATTGTTAATGTTACCTCTGCTGGatcattttttaaaattctTAGTTgttttcaatcaatttgGATTAAGTTTCACTAAACATGATTCTAAGCTAACCAATAATTCCACTCAATTCTATAATATTTCCTCAACAACAGATGCATTACTTACAGAAAGGTTGGCTTTAGTTGTTAAAACAATATTGGATGTATTTCCGAGTTTCCTACTAGATGATAAAATCCTTCAGACTGTCATTTCCTTATTAGATACTATATCACTccataatgatgaaatatcgaataaattgaaaataacgCTAGCAACGAAAcataatgatttgaataacTTGACATCATTTAGTAGATCATCAACTGcaagaaattcaaataataaacataaCCCTTCGCATTCTTTAACTAAACCAAGTACTAATGCTTTACTGAGAGATATCTTAAATCCagaaaattttataaatCTAAACATTAACAATTTAGCAAAAGAGATacataatattaatttgaaatttgacAAAATATGGGCACCAAGATGTGATTACTCTCTATTATACGattctaaatatttaaacCAAAAGATTATAGCATTGAACCCCCTGGTATTTAACAATGAAACAAACGTACACTTTCTCGGAAGACTATTAATATCACATTTATTTCCAGACTCTCATTCTAATGTATCTACTAGTAATTATAAAGAAGATCCAAAATTAGGCGCTAAAATATTAACGAAATGGGTACAGTTAGGCTGTAGGTTCGAACATCTTGGAGACATGGTTTCATGGCTAGCTGTGGCAACAATTATATGCTCTATACCAGTATTGAGATTGATGTCAGCATGGGAATACGTCTCAGAACCAATtctgaaaataatatttaaagattgGGTTCCTACTATAATGCAACTAGATAGAAGACAAATGACATCAAAATCAACGAGTAGTGTATTCATTTTAGCTCCACCAAACTTAGATGACAATTTCGTATGGTTAAATGttatttcttattttgGTGATTTAATTATTCATGCTGATGATTTACCAAACGCaacaaaattcaaatatctAGAGAAAAAGATTAGTCGTACAAAGAACGCGTTCCATAAATGGGAACAACGTTTACATATAGTCGACGCGAAAAATAAATCCTCAGCCCCAGACCAACGACTTATAGAAGATATTTCGCCTAATGTAAGCccaatttatcaattttggaaatatcATTTGGCTCAACCTCCTTTAAATATGAAagatataatgaatttgagTTTGAAGTACGAACCTCCAATGATCGATCCAAAAATGTATTCCTCCATAGGATCACAGAGAAGTTCTTTATTAAGCGGGAGTTATTTAccaatattatttacaGAATTATTACCGAGCTATTCTTTATTTCCtaagaaatcattaattgGTGCAGCTGGCATCTCAACAACTAAAACAATACCACCAAGATCCTCTGCACGTTTATCAAGGGCAATTACAATTAGTGAACCACTACCTATCATAAGTAATTCTCCGAAATTAGGGGCACTATCTACATCTGATGATAATCAAGTTACAGGTATGAGTAATATTGATGGTCCAGTAATAAAGGAAATGTCCTGTAAACAatcaaacaaacaaatgtTAATGAAGTCAATTAGAGATGTCTTGAATATTGACATGGATGTGTTCCATATTTCTGATGATCTTGTATTCAAATCACTATTTGATTCAGCTGGGAAATCAAGACCTGTAAGTATGGTTATTGAAACTCCTAAAAGGTTTTCTCAACAATCACTTTCTAATTTAACGATGCAACAGGGAAACAAGACAGATTCCATTTCTACAACCGATAGATTAAGTAAAACTTTGGAACATAtggattttttcaataatattggTCATGCTACTGAAACATCTTTAAAAGAAGCAGTTATTCATGTCGTCTtaaaatcatcttctttgGATAGAATCTTCGATTTATTAGTATTAACAGTCAATGTATTCTCTAAGCTGGTTGATACTAAagatttaaagaattactATTACCACGAAAAACAAAGACACGCttccaattcattagaTACTTCAAAGGACTCCGATGTAGGGCTGTTAGATTACGCATTCGTTAAACTTACGATGGACaatgatatatttacaGAGACATTCTTTAATACCTATAAAGGTTTTACCACTACAACTTCTGTTTTGGAAAACCTGGCAAAGAGATTTATCGGTGCTACAAGTTGTGCGTCTTCTATATCAAAAATCATGAATACTGATGGAGCCAATGAAGCTGACAATACTATAGAACAGAACGCCACCTTTCCTGCTTGGGATTTAAAAGTGGATGATCAAAGTGATATAAATCCTATACACATACTAAAAATTCAGATAGGTGCTGCAGAAGCTCTCTtccatttaataaaaaaccATTATGTTGATTTCACAGATAGTTTGTCTAATAATGTGACATTTCTCGATATTCTTAAAATAATGGAAAAGGAAGTTACTGTAGAGTGGCCtcaaaaaattgaaaaatacaGAAGTGAGAAGAATATATCGTCAGTCCAAATCAACGAATTGGAAGGTCTTTTTACGACGTTGAATGAaacatttaataatattaaggCTTCTTATCAAAAACAGCTTTACAAGCCTATTGGTGTTAATAAACTTCAGAGGAAAACTATTgaaatattggaaaaattccaaaacaAGACGCTATCTGATTTCGAAAGAAACTTGAATAATCGGGAATTCAATGACGATCCAATGGTTGGGGGCTTTGAGAAATTATCGTACGATAATTATGAAGGCATTATAGAATGGGTTTCAAAGGTTGAAAAGGTAATAATAGAGCATATGAGACTTATATCGAAACATGAATGGTTTATTGTTTTCCAACAATTAGAATTACTATCGAATGAATCTttgatttcctttttctcttACCCTTTACATGTTTCTTCCAGTAACCTTATGACAAGCGGTACTTTCAACGACTTGGAggtattaaatatatttacatgGTTATCCACATTAACACACCAAACGACGGCTGATGTTGATAATGAGAATGAAGATGAGTTGTTCATCAAAAAACTACCGAAGTCAATCCAGcttcttttgaaattacaTTCGGGTCTTGTATCATTTTTTGGCGTACATTTGgaaaatacaaatatttcTGTACAAAGACGCCAAGACATATGTGCAACGATATTACAAATTCTAAACTATGTTCGTTGGAAAAACAGCTGTTTGGATCTATTTGATTCGGCAAATTCTAATGGCTCTGAGTCACTCTGTCCACATATTCCATCTTTCCTGGAAACAGCTATCGCTAACTGTATGATATCACCTAAGTCAAGATATCATGAAACGTCGTGGATGCATGCTGCTATGAAATTGAGCCGTCCAGATTCATCCATGGACTCAGTACATTCTATTTCTACTATTCTAGCCGATATTATTGATCCTGTGCATATTAAGTCCTTCAATGAATACGATAACGTTTATACCAGTAAATGTAAAAATTTGACCCCATGTCCTGGTTGGTTTATTTCAAGATTGTTGGAGATCTCTCAGTTTGTCCCAAATATGAGTATTAATAACTCCAAgttgataaattttgataagaGGAGAtttgttaataatatcattgcTAATATGACTAGTTTAATTCCTGATATTACCACTACAGTTGCTGCTGAAGAAGATCATGACAAATTTGGACgttgtttgtttttccaattctCAGATCCTAATAATGCGTTCAAGAAACGTGTTAAGACGGTAGCATCAAATGAAAGCAAGATGTTGAAAAGTAGTTTAAATGATCACAgtatatttaaagaaattatatttacaGAGGTCGAAAAAGTGAAACGTGaacaaaggaaaatggAACTTTTATGCATTCAAGAACGTGATACCAAGCATTCTGCTATTTTACAACAAGTTATCAACAGGAAAAATAGAGAttcgataataataccaagcctctcttcatcttctactTCTAGTGGGACATCTTCTATGAACTCATCGTCTAGTAGTTCATTGAACGCATCTAATAATAGAAACAAGAGAAGTTCCGTCGTATCAGTGAATCCAAGGAATTCTGTAGTCTCACATCAGAGCCATAATGGCGTTGGTAAGAAAATTGGTGGATTCTTTAGAAGACCCTTCTCGATTGGTGGTTTTAATACTTCAAATTccaattattcattaaatggTATATTACAGcaagaaattcaaagtAATAAATCCATTGCACCATCTTTGTTACCTGTTATTGATCCATCATCTTTACAAGAAACGAAACCAGTGTTAAACAttaaaacttttgaaatcaaatcGATTGTGGAAATAATTAACCATCGTCAAATTCcaagttattattattcatttaaGATAATAATGCAAGATGGTACTGAATATACTATTCAAAGTACGAATAATATAGAAACTGTTGAATGGATTAAAATGATAAGGGCATCAAAGAGATATTCTTTCCATTccaaaaaattcaaaggAAAGACCCATAATAAAGTATTCGGTGTTCCCTTGGAAGATGTTTGTGAACGTGAAGGTACTATTATACCAACGATCATCGTTAAACTTTTAGAAGAGATAGAATTGCGTGGGTTGGATGAGGTTGGGTTATACAGAATTCCTGGGTCTGTTGGTAGTATTAATGCATTGAAGAATGCctttgatgaagaaggtgCAGTTAATAATAGTTTTACTTTAGAAGATGACAGATGGTTTGAAGTTAATGCCATTGCAGGTTGTTTCAAGATGTACTTGAGAGAGTTACCggattcattattttctaatgaGAAAGTGCATGATTTTACGAGATTGGCAATGAGATACAAATCTTCTGAAATTCCATTAGATCAATATAAGCATGAAATGACTACAATGTTGAACATGTTGCCTGTATGTTATTATCAAACTATGAAGCGTATTGTCATGCATTTGAATAAAGTTCATCAAcatgttaataataatagaatggATGCATCAAATTTGGCAATTGTTTTTTCTATGAGTTTTATTGATCAAGATGATTTGGCTAATAGTATGGGATCTACATTAGGTGCTATTCAAACAATTCTACAGCATTTCATCAGATCACCTAACGATTTTTTCACTTGA
- the MYG1 gene encoding Myg1p (similar to Saccharomyces cerevisiae YER156C; ancestral locus Anc_8.208): protein MSVKRIKLAEMAKQICTHSGSFHADDALAVYLLRLLPEYKDAKVIRSRNPEDWDASDIVVDVGAKYDSVKFFDHHQRGFDETFSDKYKTKLSSAGLVFKHFGKRIIELLVTKNITLTPENVDLLYIRVYERFVEALDADDNGISQYDTDLEPRFKNKSITIPGIVAGLNPNWNDDCSPAIFDENFLKASEFVGSTFVNLVKGYGESWLPAKSLVKEAIAKNETNDKRIIVLDQFCPWKEHLYDIEKELNLENKIQFVIFKDSSNSWRVSTVPVSSTSFQFRKGLPEHLRGLRDEELSEKSGVPDCIFIHSAGFIGGAKTKESALKLAKMSL from the coding sequence ATGTCAGTGAAGAGAATCAAGCTAGCAGAAATGGCCAAACAAATTTGTACACATTCCGGTTCTTTCCATGCAGATGACGCACTAGCGGTCTActtattaagattgttgCCAGAATATAAAGATGCCAAAGTGATCAGATCAAGAAACCCAGAAGACTGGGATGCCAGTGACATCGTAGTTGATGTCGGTGCTAAATATGATTCTGTTAAGTTCTTTGACCATCATCAACGTGGGTTTGATGAAACTTTTTctgataaatataaaactAAGCTATCAAGTGCTGGTCTTGTATTCAAACATTTTGGGAAAAGAATTATCGAATTGCTAGTTACTAAGAATATAACATTGACCCCTGAAAATGTTGATTTGTTATATATCAGAGTATATGAAAGATTTGTGGAAGCCTTGGATGCTGATGATAATGGGATTAGCCAATATGATACCGATTTGGAACCACGCTTCAAAAACAAATCAATTACTATTCCAGGTATTGTTGCTGGTTTAAATCCAAACTGGAATGATGATTGCTCTCCTGCTATCTTTGATGAAAACTTCTTAAAGGCGAGTGAATTTGTTGGTTCCACATTCGTGAATCTAGTCAAAGGATATGGTGAATCATGGTTACCTGCTAAATCTTTAGTTAAGGAAGCTATTGCAAAGAACGAAACTAATGATAAGAGAATTATTGTCTTAGACCAATTTTGTCCTTGGAAGGAACACCtatatgatattgaaaaggaattgaatcttgaaaataaaattcaattcGTTATCTTTAAAGACAGTTCAAATTCCTGGAGAGTTTCTACCGTCCCAGTTTCTTCTACCTCTTTCCAGTTTAGAAAAGGTTTACCAGAACATTTGAGAGGTTTAagagatgaagaattaagtGAAAAGAGTGGTGTTCCTGATTGTATTTTCATACATAGTGCAGGATTTATTGGTGGTGCCAAGACTAAAGAATCTGCTTTGAAATTAGCTAAAATGTCATTATAA
- the COG3 gene encoding Golgi transport complex subunit COG3 (similar to Saccharomyces cerevisiae COG3 (YER157W); ancestral locus Anc_8.210), which yields MSKRSRKNSLVKDIASHPIEFNGEVSLPSLLDDTYLFEKLQKLSLSLPTTAQPVDSTANDDYPLSSSLVETIDTVAETSPERYQYYKTYLAQLQNNVDQHNQILNHAKKIDSQFEDVFENLNHIAENTNQFVKDTKELHEKYIIFHEISESIPNKLKYFDILNPIMRRLNHAISPNIVKKDSFKIMLQKIDESLKFLESNPNFKESETYRIKFKQSLIRSCELIATFLKNILKEQLNEIMNQKSINMQSFLLTKDAFLYNKFASIAELYQNQIIELLRRTYDHNNNYSKKYFGELSSILNDCFNYYFQIRSDLLKDIIWNQLDETILKDKAVPLDQFIQANKSYIQELCNKEYNLFARFYPQDQYPECKERINQSFLQLCEPFYDSIRTRILRETNIIKLCDSLTLFTHYYEFEENSAGFNDQIGNVYFNKIFDPIVQKLQSRLIFRVQMYAEKYIIKYHPAIDVFKPQMISNKNIKKIEDESSLASTSPYYIDTDEDDRVIIESFINLNLAGKSKEANVYYPPLINTVALLSKINEMINSVIFDDLAHHMIYDCLNSIRNAYKSSVSQNSNDKEINLAYLKNLLFFKDQISNFNIQYTINETYLDFSGIESFFKSALTRKKTVVENDIPHSSLFDFARDLVPKVTNNMIDSRLELIHELRITLKHFIESVSDDIIGDTLSLKDGVNLLAQNIKLRENIESKFPNMKLLILRYITDLEVVQNLIEAIEQAIIEKYEAFYEEISNDSISNINKEQISEIMYVDVFVNFIHSITLNIIREIDDEQSAFENSVIMETPISASQENQYQDPNETVIMENGSLQDIPPELERGLGLQLEESSVSIGRDERLTLDHDRSQRGLNENIGPNDKPILNSTNSTHEIIDDLTGNLKDKESNFESQQMDDQQLPLSDSQTKNPGNEEQNIKEISMENNGDYISDRPAKPNDETAVSKEASGDDQAGQDLIIESPNNNNDEGQKLPNKEDKSVQEVSPLTALGTINNQEELDAEALEKEEKDLTT from the coding sequence ATGAGTAAAAGAAGCAGGAAAAATTCTTTAGTCAAAGATATTGCTTCCCATCCAATTGAGTTCAATGGAGAAGTTTCCTTACCTAGTTTATTGGATGATACTTATCTATTCGAAAAATTACAGAAGTTGTCATTATCTCTCCCAACTACAGCACAACCCGTGGATTCAACAGCTAATGATGATTATCCATTATCTAGCTCCTTGGTGGAAACGATTGATACTGTAGCCGAAACTTCACCTGAGAGATATCAATACTATAAAACTTACTTGGCGCAATTACAAAACAATGTCGACCAACATaatcaaattttaaatCATGCTAAAAAAATCGACAGCCAATTCGAAGAtgtatttgaaaatttgaatcataTTGCAGAAAATACAAATCAATTTGTTAAAGATACCAAAGAATTACACGAAAAGTATATCATATTCCATGAGATTAGTGAATCGATTCCtaacaaattgaaatattttgacATTTTGAATCCAATTATGCGTCGTTTAAACCATGCTATTTCTCCAAATATTGTCAAGAAGGATTCATTCAAAATTATGTTACAAAAGATTGACGAATCTTTAAAGTTTTTAGAATCGAACCCAAATTTTAAAGAATCAGAAACTTATagaattaaattcaaacaatCTTTGATTAGATCTTGTGAATTAATAGCAACGTTTTTAAAaaacattttgaaagaacaacttaatgaaattatgaATCAAAAGTCAATAAATATGCAGTCTTTCTTATTGACAAAAGATGcatttctttataataAATTCGCTTCAATCGCCGaattatatcaaaatcaaatcatcGAACTACTAAGAAGAACGTAtgatcataataataattatagtAAGAAATACTTTGGGGAATTAAGTTCAATCTTAAATGATTgttttaattattatttccaGATTCGGTCAGATCTATTAAAGGATATTATCTGGAATCAATTAGATGAGACTATATTAAAAGATAAAGCAGTACCATTAGACCAATTCATTCAAGCAAATAAATCTTACATTCAAGAGTTATGTAACAAAGAATACAACTTATTTGCCAGATTTTATCCGCAAGATCAATACCCTGAAtgcaaagaaagaataaatcaatcatttcttcaattatGTGAACCATTTTATGATTCTATCAGGACAAGAATATTGAGagaaacaaatataataaaattatgtGATTCACTAACTTTATTCACCCATTATTATGAGTTTGAGGAAAATTCGGCTGGATTCAATGATCAAATAGGAAATGtttatttcaataaaatttttGATCCAATAGTTCAAAAACTTCAATCAAGATTAATCTTCAGAGTTCAAATGTATgcagaaaaatatattatcaagTACCATCCAGCTATTGACGTTTTCAAACCtcaaatgatttcaaacaaaaatattaaaaaaatcgAAGACGAGTCATCCCTTGCATCAACCTCTCCGTATTACATTGATACAGACGAAGATGATAGAGTTATTATTGAATCCTTTATTAATTTAAATCTCGCTGGAAAAAGCAAGGAAGCAAATGTTTATTACCCTCCATTGATAAATACAGTTGCCTTATTATctaaaataaatgaaatgattaaTTCAGTGATATTTGACGATTTAGCACATCACATGATTTATGATTGTTTGAACTCAATAAGAAATGCTTATAAGTCATCAGTATCacaaaattcaaatgataaGGAAATAAATTTGGcatatttaaagaatttattgtttttcaaagatcaaatttcaaatttcaatattcaatataCCATTAATGAAACATACTTGGATTTTTCTGGtattgaatcatttttcaaatctgCTTTAACTAGGAAGAAAACCGTGGTAGAGAATGACATTCCACATTCGTCATTGTTTGATTTTGCAAGAGATTTAGTTCCAAAAGTAACTAACAATATGATAGATTCTCGGTTAGAGTTAATTCATGAGTTAAGAATAACTTTGAAGCATTTTATTGAATCCGTTTCCGATGATATTATCGGAGATACATTAAGTTTAAAAGATGGTGTTAATTTATTGGCTCAAAATATCAAGTTAAGAGAGAACATTGAATCAAAATTCCCTAacatgaaattattaatattaagaTATATTACTGATTTAGAGGTTGTCCAAAATCTAATTGAAGCAATAGAACAAGCAATCATAGAAAAATATGAGGCCTTCTACgaagaaatttcaaatgatagCATAAGTAACATCAATAAGGAACAAATCTCTGAAATTATGTATGTAGACGTCTTTGTCAACTTCATTCATAGTATCACATTGAATATCATCCGagaaattgatgatgagCAATCCGCTTTTGAAAATAGTGTAATCATGGAAACACCAATCTCTGCTTCTCaagaaaatcaatatcAGGACCCAAATGAGACCGTTATAATGGAAAATGGTAGTCTGCAAGATATCCCTCCTGAGCTGGAAAGGGGGCTCGGCTTACAACTGGAAGAGTCGTCAGTTTCTATTGGAAGAGATGAACGACTAACACTCGATCATGATCGAAGTCAACGTGgattgaatgaaaatattggaCCGAATGACAAACCTATTCTTAACAGTACGAATTCTACCCATGAGATAATAGATGACCTTACTGGAAATCTTAAAGATAAAGAGtcaaattttgaatcaCAACAAATGGATGATCAACAGTTACCATTAAGCGACTCGCAAACTAAGAACCCTGGTAATGAGGAGcaaaatatcaaagaaatttcaATGGAGAACAATGGTGACTACATTAGTGATCGTCCTGCCAAGCCTAATGATGAAACTGCTGTCTCCAAAGAGGCTTCTGGAGACGATCAAGCTGGACAAGACCTAATAATTGAATCgccaaataataataatgacgaGGGTCAaaaattaccaaataaAGAGGATAAATCAGTTCAAGAGGTCTCGCCTCTCACTGCGTTGGGCACCATAAATAACCAAGAAGAACTTGACGCAGAGGCActtgaaaaagaagaaaaggatcTGACTACTTAA